From the Oncorhynchus nerka isolate Pitt River linkage group LG28, Oner_Uvic_2.0, whole genome shotgun sequence genome, one window contains:
- the LOC115116668 gene encoding vitamin D 25-hydroxylase yields the protein MVLIQLSSLVSELSHGQAFLGLCSLFISLIVILLIRQLVKQRRPRGFPPGPSPIPVIGNIMSLATEPHVFMKKQSEIHGQIFSLDLGGYSAVVLNGYDAIRECLYHQADVFSDRPSLPLFMKLTKMGGLLNAKFGNGWIEHRQLASNSFRYFGSFQRPIDQKILEECMFFVDAIDEHKGKPFNPKHLVTNAVSNITNLIIFGERFTYDNCDFQHMIEIFSENVELAVSGWAFLYNAFPWIEYLPFGKHQKLFRNAAKVYNFLEQIIRRFSKGRVCNFPRHYIDDYLNKLDKSAGDLGTPYSRENLIYSVGELIIAGTETTTNTLRWAMLYMALYPNIQEKVHTELDSVLGSEKSPSLADKKRMPYVEAVLHEVLRFCNIVPLGIFRATTQDTLVSGYNIPKGTMVITNLYSVHFDEKYWCDPGTFSPHRFLDSNGNFVRREAFLPFSLGKRHCLGEHLARMEMFLFFTTMLQRFHLQFPPGTVPSLTPKLGMTLQPLPYSICAVRRQQ from the exons ATGGTATTAATTCAGTTATCATCTCTAGTCTCAGAATTGTCGCATGGACAGGCTTTCTTAGGTCTGTGTAGTTTATTTATTTCCCTTATTGTTATTTTGCTGATCCGACAGCTTGTGAAGCAGAGGAGACCCCGAGGATTCCCTCCTGGACCGTCACCTATCCCTGTCATAGGGAACATTATGTCTCTAGCAACAGAACCGCACGTCTTTATGAAGAAACAGAGTGAAATCCATGGGCAG ATTTTCAGTCTTGATTTGGGAGGCTACTCAGCAGTGGTTCTGAATGGATATGATGCCATCAGAGAATGCCTGTACCACCAGGCTGATGTCTTTTCTGACCGGCCATCTCTGCCTTTATTTATGAAATTGACAAAAATGGGAG GACTTCTGAATGCTAAATTTGGCAACGGATGGATTGAACATCGTCAACTGGCCAGCAACTCCTTTCGTTACTTTGGAAGTTTTCAAAGGCCCATCGACCAGAAGATCTTGGAAGAGTGCATGTTTTTCGTGGATGCCATCGACGAACACAAAGGGAAACCCTTTAACCCAAAGCACCTGGTGACCAATGCTGTGTCCAACATCACCAACCTCATCATCTTCGGCGAGCGTTTCACATACGACAACTGTGACTTCCAGCACATGATCGAGATCTTCAGTGAGAATGTGGAGCTGGCCGTCAGTGGCTGGGCCTTCCTTTACAACGCCTTCCCATGGATCGAGTACCTCCCCTTCGGAAAGCACCAGAAGCTGTTCCGCAACGCAGCCAAGGTCTATAACTTCCTGGAGCAGATCATCAGGCGCTTCTCGAAGGGCAGAGTGTGCAACTTCCCGCGCCACTACATCGATGACTATCTGAACAAGTTGGACAAGAGTGCTGGCGACTTGGGCACCCCGTATTCCAGGGAGAACCTAATCTACTCTGTCGGCGAGCTCATCATCGCGGGCACGGAGACCACCACCAACACCCTACGCTGGGCTATGCTCTACATGGCCCTCTACCCCAACATTCAAG AGAAGGTGCATACGGAGCTGGACAGTGTGCTGGGAAGTGAGAAGTCTCCCTCGCTGGCGGACAAAAAGAGGATGCCCTATGTGGAAGCGGTGCTACATGAGGTCCTGCGCTTCTGTAACATCGTGCCCCTGGGCATCTTCCGCGCCACCACTCAGGACACACTGGTGAGCGGCTACAACATCCCCAAAGGCACCATGGTCATCACCAACCTGTACTCTGTGCACTTTGATGAGAAGTACTGGTGCGACCCTGGAACCTTCTCACCACATCGCTTCCTGGACAGCAATGGAAACTTTGTCCGACGGGAAGCTTTCCTACCCTTCTCTCTGG GGAAGCGTCACTGTTTGGGCGAGCATCTGGCCAGGATGGAGATGTTCCTGTTCTTCACCACCATGCTGCAGCGCTTCCACCTGCAGTTCCCCCCCGGCACAGTGCCAAGCCTCACCCCCAAACTGGGCATGACACTGCAGCCGCTGCCTTACTCCATCTGCGCCGTCCGCAGGCAGCAGTGA